From Fundulus heteroclitus isolate FHET01 chromosome 5, MU-UCD_Fhet_4.1, whole genome shotgun sequence, a single genomic window includes:
- the map2k7 gene encoding dual specificity mitogen-activated protein kinase kinase 7 isoform X2 → MSSLEQRLSRIEEKLKLENEEARRKIDIKIDVSPQRPRPRPTLQLPLVNDGGSRSSSSESSPQHQPYPSRPRHMLTLPTPPYGLQKSLENVEIDQKLQEIMRQTGYLKIDGQRYPAEVTDLISEGEIGSGTCGQVFKVRFKKTGHVIAVKQMRRTGNKDENKRILMDLDVVLKSHDCPYIIQCYGAIVTNTDVFIAMELMGTCAEKLKKRIQGPIPERILGKMTVAIVKALLYLKEKHGVIHRDVKPSNILIDDKGQIKLCDFGISGRLVDSKAKTRSAGCAAYMAPERIDPPDPTKPDYDIRADVWSLGISLVELATGQFPYKNCKTDFEVLTKVLQEDPPVLPLSMGFSLDFQSFVKDCLTKDHRKRPKYHQLLEHSFIRRYEVLEVDVAGWFQAVMERTESPRSSQCYSHQHMLHSLLSR, encoded by the exons ATGTCGTCGCTGGAACAGAGGTTGTCGCGAATCGAAGAGAAGCTAAAGCTAGAGAATGAAGAAGCTCGCCGGAAAATTGACATCAAGATCGACGTGAGTCCGCAGCGGCCACGTCCGAGGCCCA CTCTCCAGCTGCCCCTGGTCAACGATGGAGGCAGCCGCTCGTCGTCTTCGGAGAGCTCGCCCCAGCACCAACCCTACCCCAGCCGCCCGCGACACATGCTCACCCTGCCCACGCCTCCGTACGGCCTGCAGAAGAGCCTGGAGAA cgtggagattgACCAGAAGCTGCAGGAGATCATGAGGCAGACGGGTTATCTGAAGATCGACGGTCAG CGGTATCCAGCAGAAGTAACGGACCTCATCAGCGAGGGAGAGATCGGCAGTGGCACGTGTGGACAGGTCTTCAAAGTCCGATTCAAGAAGACGGGCCACGTCATCGCTGTCAAG CAAATGCGCCGTACGGGGAACAAGGACGAGAACAAGCGGATCCTCATGGACCTGGACGTGGTGCTGAAGAGTCACGACTGTCCCTACATCATTCAGTGCTACGGCGCCATAGTCACCAAC ACGGATGTGTTCATCGCCATGGAGCTGATGGGGACGTGTGCAGAAAAGCTGAAGAAGAGGATCCAGGGTCCCATCCCAGAGCGAATCCTGGGGAAGATGACCGTTGCA ATAGTGAAAGCCTTGCTGTACCTGAAGGAGAAGCACGGCGTCATCCACCGCGACGTCAAACCTTCAAACATCCTCATTGATGATAAAGGTCAGATCAAGCTGTGCGACTTTGGCATCAGTGGTCGCCTGGTGGATTCAAAGGCAAAGACTCGCAGCGCCGGCTGTGCTGCCTACATGGCG CCTGAACGAATAGACCCTCCAGATCCCACCAAACCTGATTATGACATCCGAGCAGACGTGTGGAGTCTCGGCATTTCTCTG gtGGAGCTGGCCACAGGACAGTTTCCCTACAAGAACTGCAAGACAGACTTTGAGGTtctgaccaaagtgctgcaggAAGATCCTCCGGTGTTGCCTCTAAGCATGGGTTTCTCTCTCGACTTCCAGTCCTTTGTCAAAGACTG CCTCACAAAGGATCACAGAAAAAGGCCAAAATACCATCAGCTGCTG GAGCATAGTTTCATTCGGCGCTATGAAGTGCTAGAGGTGGATGTCGCCGGTTGGTTTCAGGCGGTGATGGAGCGCACCGAGTCGCCTCGCAGCAGCCAGTGCTACAGCCATCAACACATGCTCCACTCGCTGCTCAGCAGGTAG
- the map2k7 gene encoding dual specificity mitogen-activated protein kinase kinase 7 isoform X1 — protein MSSLEQRLSRIEEKLKLENEEARRKIDIKIDVSPQRPRPRPIIVIQLSPAPAPSQRAALQLPLVNDGGSRSSSSESSPQHQPYPSRPRHMLTLPTPPYGLQKSLENVEIDQKLQEIMRQTGYLKIDGQRYPAEVTDLISEGEIGSGTCGQVFKVRFKKTGHVIAVKQMRRTGNKDENKRILMDLDVVLKSHDCPYIIQCYGAIVTNTDVFIAMELMGTCAEKLKKRIQGPIPERILGKMTVAIVKALLYLKEKHGVIHRDVKPSNILIDDKGQIKLCDFGISGRLVDSKAKTRSAGCAAYMAPERIDPPDPTKPDYDIRADVWSLGISLVELATGQFPYKNCKTDFEVLTKVLQEDPPVLPLSMGFSLDFQSFVKDCLTKDHRKRPKYHQLLEHSFIRRYEVLEVDVAGWFQAVMERTESPRSSQCYSHQHMLHSLLSR, from the exons ATGTCGTCGCTGGAACAGAGGTTGTCGCGAATCGAAGAGAAGCTAAAGCTAGAGAATGAAGAAGCTCGCCGGAAAATTGACATCAAGATCGACGTGAGTCCGCAGCGGCCACGTCCGAGGCCCA TCATCGTGATCCAGCTCAGTCCTGCTCCAGCCCCCTCCCAGCGTGCAG CTCTCCAGCTGCCCCTGGTCAACGATGGAGGCAGCCGCTCGTCGTCTTCGGAGAGCTCGCCCCAGCACCAACCCTACCCCAGCCGCCCGCGACACATGCTCACCCTGCCCACGCCTCCGTACGGCCTGCAGAAGAGCCTGGAGAA cgtggagattgACCAGAAGCTGCAGGAGATCATGAGGCAGACGGGTTATCTGAAGATCGACGGTCAG CGGTATCCAGCAGAAGTAACGGACCTCATCAGCGAGGGAGAGATCGGCAGTGGCACGTGTGGACAGGTCTTCAAAGTCCGATTCAAGAAGACGGGCCACGTCATCGCTGTCAAG CAAATGCGCCGTACGGGGAACAAGGACGAGAACAAGCGGATCCTCATGGACCTGGACGTGGTGCTGAAGAGTCACGACTGTCCCTACATCATTCAGTGCTACGGCGCCATAGTCACCAAC ACGGATGTGTTCATCGCCATGGAGCTGATGGGGACGTGTGCAGAAAAGCTGAAGAAGAGGATCCAGGGTCCCATCCCAGAGCGAATCCTGGGGAAGATGACCGTTGCA ATAGTGAAAGCCTTGCTGTACCTGAAGGAGAAGCACGGCGTCATCCACCGCGACGTCAAACCTTCAAACATCCTCATTGATGATAAAGGTCAGATCAAGCTGTGCGACTTTGGCATCAGTGGTCGCCTGGTGGATTCAAAGGCAAAGACTCGCAGCGCCGGCTGTGCTGCCTACATGGCG CCTGAACGAATAGACCCTCCAGATCCCACCAAACCTGATTATGACATCCGAGCAGACGTGTGGAGTCTCGGCATTTCTCTG gtGGAGCTGGCCACAGGACAGTTTCCCTACAAGAACTGCAAGACAGACTTTGAGGTtctgaccaaagtgctgcaggAAGATCCTCCGGTGTTGCCTCTAAGCATGGGTTTCTCTCTCGACTTCCAGTCCTTTGTCAAAGACTG CCTCACAAAGGATCACAGAAAAAGGCCAAAATACCATCAGCTGCTG GAGCATAGTTTCATTCGGCGCTATGAAGTGCTAGAGGTGGATGTCGCCGGTTGGTTTCAGGCGGTGATGGAGCGCACCGAGTCGCCTCGCAGCAGCCAGTGCTACAGCCATCAACACATGCTCCACTCGCTGCTCAGCAGGTAG